A region of Paraburkholderia largidicola DNA encodes the following proteins:
- a CDS encoding methyltransferase domain-containing protein — translation MSPTETGRPAYDSRRLRKIFDRRAASFNDVAFLPREIAQRMRERLDYIKVNPAQVLDAGCGAGDDLPALRERFPEAPVFGTDLSRAMLARAVQHDATDTSWRRFLPASLGKALGSRGPRFAQADFSALPFTSGAFEFIWSNLALHWHSRPDLVFPEWQRVLKVNGLLMFSTLGPDTLKELRGAYAEIEAAHGVNTHKHVIDFVDMHDLGDMLVESGFEIPVMDQETLTITYKSPESLLADVRRWGAYPFRREASPGGASRRMQKALLAALEARRRADGTIPLTFEVIYGHAWKAVPRMTPEGHGIVRIEDIGRGRQGNR, via the coding sequence GTGTCTCCCACCGAAACTGGCCGTCCGGCCTATGATTCGCGCCGTCTCCGGAAGATTTTCGACCGCCGGGCCGCGTCGTTCAATGACGTCGCGTTCCTGCCGCGCGAGATCGCACAACGCATGCGCGAACGGCTCGACTACATCAAGGTCAATCCGGCGCAGGTGCTCGACGCCGGCTGTGGCGCGGGCGACGACCTCCCCGCGTTGCGCGAGCGTTTCCCCGAGGCGCCCGTGTTCGGCACCGATCTGTCGCGCGCGATGCTCGCGCGGGCGGTCCAGCATGACGCCACCGACACCAGCTGGCGTCGTTTCCTGCCCGCATCCCTCGGTAAGGCGCTCGGCTCGCGCGGTCCGCGCTTCGCGCAGGCGGATTTTTCCGCGTTGCCCTTTACATCGGGTGCATTCGAGTTCATCTGGTCGAATCTCGCGCTGCACTGGCACTCGCGGCCCGACCTCGTTTTCCCCGAATGGCAGCGCGTGCTGAAGGTCAACGGCCTGCTGATGTTCAGCACGCTCGGGCCTGACACGCTGAAAGAACTGCGCGGCGCGTATGCCGAAATCGAAGCCGCGCACGGCGTCAATACGCACAAACATGTAATCGACTTCGTAGACATGCACGATCTGGGCGATATGCTTGTCGAAAGTGGCTTCGAAATTCCCGTGATGGACCAGGAGACCTTGACCATCACGTACAAGTCGCCGGAGTCGCTGCTCGCCGACGTGCGTCGCTGGGGCGCCTATCCGTTCCGGCGCGAGGCGTCGCCGGGCGGCGCGTCGCGGCGCATGCAAAAAGCGCTGCTTGCCGCGCTGGAGGCGCGCCGGCGCGCCGATGGCACGATCCCTCTGACCTTCGAGGTGATCTACGGACATGCATGGAAGGCGGTGCCGAGAATGACCCCCGAAGGGCACGGAATCGTGCGAATAGAAGACATAGGAAGAGGGCGGCAGGGCAATCGTTGA
- a CDS encoding DUF2244 domain-containing protein, which yields MNATDLLAESEPVLKDWMMKRNCSASPRQFVFFYVSLAAFSLLIAFLLVLCGAWLVLPFTGIELLAVGVAFAIYARHAVDYERIRLFPNRLVIEQVSAEHLTQFEFNPCWVRVEPGATPRDRIRLVSRGETVAVGQHLAQYRRAQFADELRLWLRQCQA from the coding sequence ATGAATGCAACCGATCTGCTGGCTGAGTCAGAGCCCGTCCTCAAGGACTGGATGATGAAGCGCAACTGTTCGGCTTCGCCGCGGCAATTCGTGTTCTTCTATGTCTCGCTCGCGGCATTCTCGCTCTTGATAGCATTCCTGCTGGTCCTGTGCGGTGCATGGCTGGTGTTGCCGTTCACGGGTATCGAGCTGCTCGCTGTCGGTGTCGCATTTGCCATCTATGCACGCCATGCTGTCGATTACGAGCGCATCCGGCTGTTTCCAAACCGGCTCGTGATCGAACAGGTCAGCGCCGAGCATCTCACGCAGTTCGAATTCAACCCGTGCTGGGTGCGGGTAGAACCAGGAGCGACGCCACGCGACCGGATCAGGCTGGTTTCGCGCGGCGAGACGGTCGCGGTCGGGCAGCACCTTGCGCAATATCGGCGCGCACAATTCGCCGACGAACTGCGCCTGTGGCTCAGGCAGTGTCAGGCGTAA
- the ctaD gene encoding cytochrome c oxidase subunit I yields the protein MSSIGHDVAAGHEHVHGDHAHETPHGWRRWLYATNHKDIGTLYLLFSFIMFLSGGVMALGIRAELFEPGLQIMRPEFFNQLTTMHGLIMVFGAIMPAFVGFANWMIPLQIGASDMAFARMNNFSFWLLPVAAVLLVGSFFVPGGATAAGWTLYAPLSTQMGPGMDFAIFAVHIMGASSIMGGINIVVTILNMRAPGLTLMKMPMFVWTWLITAYLLIAVMPVLAGAITMVLFDRHFGTSFFNAAGGGDPVMYQHIFWFFGHPEVYIMILPAFGIVSQVIPAFARKPLFGYSSMVYATASIAILSFMVWAHHMFATGMPVTGQLFFMYATMLIAVPTGVKVFNWVATMWRGSLTFETPMLFAVGFLFVFTFGGLTGLMLAMAPLDIQYHGTYFVVAHFHYVLVAGSLFGLFSGWYYWSPKWTGWMYNETRGKIHFWSSLIFFNLAFLPMHFVGLAGMPRRYADYPAQFTDWNQVITIGAFGFGLAQVYFLFAVALPAYRGGGELEQAGDKPWDGATGLEWTVPSPAPFHTFENPPTVE from the coding sequence ATGTCTAGCATCGGACACGATGTAGCCGCGGGACACGAGCACGTTCACGGCGATCATGCCCACGAGACGCCGCATGGCTGGCGCCGTTGGCTGTACGCCACCAACCACAAGGACATCGGTACGCTGTACCTGCTGTTCTCGTTCATCATGTTTCTGTCCGGGGGCGTGATGGCGCTGGGCATCCGCGCCGAGTTGTTCGAGCCGGGCCTGCAGATCATGCGACCCGAGTTCTTCAACCAGCTGACCACCATGCACGGCCTCATCATGGTGTTCGGCGCGATCATGCCGGCGTTCGTCGGTTTCGCGAACTGGATGATTCCGCTGCAGATCGGCGCATCGGACATGGCCTTCGCGCGGATGAACAACTTCAGCTTCTGGCTGCTGCCCGTTGCTGCCGTGCTGCTGGTCGGTTCGTTCTTCGTGCCGGGCGGCGCAACGGCTGCCGGCTGGACGCTGTACGCGCCGCTGTCCACGCAGATGGGCCCGGGCATGGACTTCGCCATTTTCGCGGTCCACATCATGGGCGCGTCGTCGATCATGGGCGGCATCAACATCGTCGTGACGATCCTGAACATGCGCGCACCCGGCCTCACGCTGATGAAGATGCCGATGTTCGTCTGGACGTGGCTGATCACCGCTTACCTGCTGATCGCCGTGATGCCGGTGCTGGCAGGCGCGATCACGATGGTGCTGTTCGACCGCCACTTCGGCACGTCGTTCTTCAACGCGGCAGGCGGCGGCGACCCGGTGATGTATCAGCACATCTTCTGGTTCTTCGGCCACCCCGAGGTCTACATCATGATCTTGCCGGCGTTCGGGATCGTGTCGCAGGTGATCCCGGCGTTCGCGCGCAAGCCGCTGTTCGGCTATAGCTCGATGGTGTACGCAACGGCGTCGATCGCAATCCTGTCGTTCATGGTCTGGGCGCACCACATGTTCGCCACGGGCATGCCCGTCACGGGCCAGCTGTTCTTCATGTACGCGACGATGCTGATCGCCGTGCCGACGGGTGTGAAGGTGTTCAACTGGGTCGCGACGATGTGGCGCGGTTCGCTGACCTTCGAAACGCCGATGCTGTTCGCGGTGGGCTTCCTGTTCGTGTTCACGTTCGGCGGTCTGACGGGCCTGATGCTCGCCATGGCGCCGCTCGACATCCAGTATCACGGCACTTACTTCGTGGTCGCGCACTTCCACTACGTGCTGGTGGCGGGTTCGCTATTCGGCCTCTTCTCCGGCTGGTATTACTGGTCGCCGAAGTGGACGGGCTGGATGTACAACGAGACGCGCGGCAAGATCCACTTCTGGTCGTCGCTGATCTTCTTCAACCTCGCGTTCCTGCCGATGCACTTCGTCGGTCTCGCCGGCATGCCGCGTCGTTATGCCGATTACCCGGCGCAATTCACCGACTGGAACCAGGTCATCACGATCGGCGCATTCGGCTTCGGTCTCGCGCAGGTGTACTTCCTGTTCGCGGTCGCGCTGCCGGCTTATCGCGGCGGCGGCGAACTCGAGCAGGCGGGCGACAAGCCGTGGGATGGCGCAACGGGCCTCGAATGGACCGTGCCGAGCCCGGCTCCGTTCCACACGTTCGAAAATCCCCCGACGGTCGAATAA
- a CDS encoding COX15/CtaA family protein, with amino-acid sequence MFVLQLGLIGLCIALLPLSYVWVKADDNKFRKLVWVTTFLTLDLVMFGGFTRLTDSGLGCPDWPGCYGTSSPFIAHAAINAAYHAMPSGPVSMTKAWIEMIHRYFAMAIGVLIVAQTVIAWVARIKRRPLHVSPWWPTSLLLLILVQGAFGAWTVTMKLQPVIVTIHLLLGLALLGTLGWLAARQTPLPAYEPEASQWRIAALFGLALLIVQIALGGWVSTNYAVLACTDFPTCNGQWIPPMDFEHGFHLWRALGMTGDGDVITQDALVAIHWTHRTFAFVVVAYLLWFALKMRRFESLRRPANGVLLVIVIQFVTGLSNIVLQWPLPIAVAHNGGAAILLLLLVMLNFRIAYSRPGRAMVHARDAAPA; translated from the coding sequence ATGTTCGTATTGCAACTGGGACTGATCGGGCTGTGCATTGCGCTGCTGCCGCTGTCGTACGTGTGGGTGAAAGCCGACGACAACAAGTTTCGCAAGCTGGTCTGGGTCACGACCTTCCTGACGCTGGATCTCGTGATGTTCGGCGGCTTCACGCGCCTGACCGACTCGGGCCTCGGCTGCCCGGACTGGCCGGGCTGCTACGGCACGTCGTCGCCGTTCATCGCGCACGCGGCGATCAACGCCGCGTATCACGCGATGCCGTCGGGCCCCGTCAGCATGACGAAGGCCTGGATCGAGATGATTCACCGCTACTTCGCGATGGCGATCGGCGTGCTGATCGTCGCGCAGACGGTCATCGCGTGGGTCGCGCGCATCAAGCGCCGTCCGCTCCACGTGTCGCCGTGGTGGCCGACGTCGCTGCTGCTGCTGATCCTCGTGCAGGGCGCGTTCGGCGCATGGACCGTGACGATGAAGCTGCAACCCGTGATCGTGACGATTCACCTGTTGCTCGGGCTCGCGCTGCTCGGCACGCTCGGCTGGCTCGCCGCGCGTCAGACGCCGCTTCCCGCCTATGAGCCCGAAGCGTCGCAGTGGCGTATTGCCGCGCTGTTCGGCCTCGCGCTGCTGATCGTGCAAATTGCGCTCGGCGGCTGGGTCAGCACGAATTACGCGGTGCTCGCCTGCACCGATTTCCCGACCTGCAACGGTCAGTGGATTCCGCCGATGGACTTCGAGCACGGTTTTCACTTGTGGCGCGCGCTCGGCATGACGGGCGACGGTGACGTGATCACGCAGGACGCGCTGGTGGCGATCCACTGGACGCATCGTACGTTCGCGTTTGTCGTTGTTGCGTATCTGCTGTGGTTCGCGCTGAAAATGCGCCGCTTCGAGTCGCTGCGGCGGCCCGCAAACGGCGTGCTGCTCGTGATCGTGATCCAGTTCGTCACGGGCCTGTCGAACATCGTTTTGCAATGGCCTTTGCCCATTGCCGTCGCCCATAACGGCGGGGCCGCGATCCTGCTGCTGTTGCTCGTTATGTTAAACTTTCGAATCGCTTATAGCCGTCCCGGCCGCGCCATGGTTCACGCGCGCGACGCCGCGCCAGCGTGA
- a CDS encoding cytochrome c oxidase assembly protein: MSTQPPAGADRSFNRPMLFKLVVVALLMFGFGFALIPMYRAICEVTGINNLVQRDATAREAKNTQVDMSRTISIEFDANARGPLGFKPEQNSIDVHPGEVTTVMYDVSNQQARTIQAQAIPSYAPKQATEFFKKIECFCFTQQTLKANESKRMPVVFVVDPKLPKDVKTITLSYTFFELNAPAPTAQGTQGQTADGAAKAANPA; encoded by the coding sequence ATGTCGACGCAACCGCCCGCCGGGGCCGACCGTTCTTTTAACCGTCCGATGCTGTTCAAGCTCGTCGTCGTGGCGCTGTTGATGTTCGGCTTCGGCTTTGCACTGATCCCGATGTATCGCGCGATCTGCGAGGTCACGGGCATCAACAACCTCGTGCAGCGTGACGCAACGGCACGCGAGGCGAAGAACACGCAGGTCGACATGAGCCGCACGATTTCGATCGAGTTCGACGCGAATGCGCGCGGACCGCTCGGTTTCAAGCCGGAGCAGAACAGTATCGACGTGCATCCGGGCGAAGTGACGACGGTGATGTACGACGTGAGCAACCAGCAGGCGCGCACGATTCAGGCTCAAGCCATTCCGAGCTACGCGCCGAAGCAGGCCACCGAGTTCTTCAAGAAGATCGAGTGTTTTTGCTTTACGCAGCAGACGTTGAAGGCGAACGAGTCGAAGCGGATGCCCGTGGTGTTCGTCGTCGATCCGAAACTGCCGAAAGACGTCAAGACGATCACGCTGTCGTACACGTTCTTCGAACTGAACGCGCCTGCGCCCACGGCGCAAGGCACGCAAGGTCAGACGGCAGACGGCGCAGCGAAAGCAGCAAACCCGGCCTGA
- a CDS encoding twin transmembrane helix small protein gives MHILVPIAFVLIIASMVSALYFMMHDRGRTKRMVWSLATRVGLSITLFLFILFANWMGWIHSTGIPYGR, from the coding sequence ATGCACATTCTCGTTCCCATCGCGTTCGTTCTGATCATCGCCAGCATGGTGTCCGCGCTGTACTTCATGATGCACGACCGGGGCAGAACGAAGCGTATGGTCTGGTCGCTCGCGACACGTGTCGGCTTGTCGATTACGCTGTTCCTGTTCATCCTGTTCGCGAACTGGATGGGCTGGATTCATTCGACGGGCATTCCGTACGGACGCTGA
- a CDS encoding cytochrome c oxidase subunit 3: MSGQNESPYYFIPHPSRHPISAAIGLLVMLGSFAAWVNGEPWAPITALVGLLWLLFTLYHWFGDAISESEGGMYGKKVDASYRWSMSWFIFSEVMFFGAFFGALFYAREIAMHQLGSLDYKLIWPDFTAVWPNIGPADLVSHFKSMTPWPVPTINTALLLSSGATLTVSHHALRDNHRTKAIAWLAATLVLGISFLFLQGFEYFHAYNELNLTLASGVYGSTFFLLTGFHGFHVFLGGTMLAVVLVRMIRGHFTADHHFAFEGAAWYWHFVDVVWLGLYVVVYWL, encoded by the coding sequence ATGAGCGGTCAAAACGAGAGCCCGTACTATTTCATACCGCACCCGTCGCGGCATCCGATCAGCGCTGCGATTGGCCTGCTGGTCATGCTCGGATCGTTTGCGGCGTGGGTGAACGGCGAGCCGTGGGCGCCCATCACGGCGCTGGTCGGTTTGCTGTGGCTGCTCTTCACGCTGTATCACTGGTTCGGCGATGCGATTTCCGAGTCGGAAGGCGGGATGTACGGCAAGAAGGTCGATGCGTCGTACCGCTGGAGCATGAGCTGGTTCATCTTCTCGGAAGTGATGTTCTTCGGCGCGTTTTTCGGCGCGCTGTTCTATGCGCGCGAAATCGCGATGCATCAGCTCGGCAGTCTCGACTACAAGCTGATCTGGCCGGATTTCACGGCGGTATGGCCGAATATCGGACCGGCGGATCTCGTGTCGCACTTCAAGTCGATGACGCCGTGGCCCGTGCCGACCATCAACACGGCGCTGCTGCTGTCGTCGGGCGCGACGCTGACGGTTTCGCACCACGCGCTGCGCGACAACCACCGCACGAAAGCGATTGCCTGGCTCGCCGCCACGCTGGTGCTGGGCATCTCGTTCCTGTTCCTGCAAGGCTTCGAGTATTTCCACGCGTACAACGAACTGAACCTGACGCTCGCATCGGGCGTGTACGGCTCGACGTTCTTCCTGCTGACGGGTTTCCACGGTTTCCACGTGTTTCTCGGCGGTACGATGCTGGCCGTCGTGCTGGTGCGGATGATCCGTGGCCACTTCACGGCTGATCACCACTTCGCGTTCGAAGGCGCGGCCTGGTACTGGCACTTTGTCGACGTCGTGTGGCTGGGTCTGTACGTCGTCGTGTACTGGCTGTAA
- a CDS encoding DUF2970 domain-containing protein, which yields MNDSGRGRKSSFGQSMKAVMWSFFGVRKRRDLEADATQLNPLHVIIAALIGAAIFIGVLILIVRVVVG from the coding sequence ATGAACGATAGTGGTCGTGGCAGGAAGAGCAGTTTCGGCCAGTCGATGAAAGCGGTGATGTGGTCGTTTTTCGGTGTGCGCAAGCGGCGCGATCTGGAAGCGGATGCCACGCAGCTGAATCCGCTGCACGTGATCATCGCGGCGCTGATCGGCGCGGCGATTTTCATCGGGGTGTTGATCCTGATCGTGCGCGTGGTGGTCGGCTAG
- a CDS encoding cytochrome oxidase small assembly protein: MTRNPQKSRTPEEIRAGNLRLGLILLAVVAVFFLGAVVKQVWFAS; this comes from the coding sequence ATGACCCGGAATCCACAAAAAAGCCGTACGCCTGAAGAAATTCGTGCAGGAAACCTGCGACTCGGTCTGATTCTCCTTGCCGTCGTCGCCGTCTTTTTTCTGGGTGCCGTCGTCAAGCAGGTCTGGTTCGCTTCGTGA
- a CDS encoding SURF1 family protein: protein MKIRLIPTLLILIVVAVTVRLGFWQRDRAHQKEALQAQITRFENAPAQTVGAAPIALKDIEFHRVRAVGQFMPQQVVYLDNRPYNDQPGFYVVMPFTLRDGGVVLVNRGWLPRNMSERTAIAPYDTPKGEIEIEGIARADATRAYELGEGGSAAHQAIRQNLDVASYAAETGLPLQPFVIQQTSDDGDKLVRDWPAPTSGVERNYGYMAQWWGIAAAAIAFGLYAARRGAKHAKSIDSNGPDGGDAANNGQAPRA, encoded by the coding sequence ATGAAGATTCGTCTCATACCGACGCTGCTGATTCTGATCGTCGTCGCGGTGACGGTGCGGCTCGGGTTCTGGCAGCGCGACCGCGCGCATCAGAAGGAAGCGCTGCAGGCGCAGATCACGCGGTTCGAGAACGCGCCCGCGCAGACCGTGGGCGCTGCGCCCATTGCGCTGAAGGACATCGAGTTTCATCGCGTGCGCGCGGTTGGACAGTTTATGCCGCAGCAAGTGGTGTACCTCGATAATCGTCCGTATAACGACCAGCCGGGCTTTTACGTCGTGATGCCCTTTACACTGCGCGACGGCGGCGTGGTGCTCGTCAATCGCGGCTGGCTGCCGCGCAACATGAGCGAGCGCACGGCGATCGCACCGTACGATACGCCAAAGGGCGAGATCGAAATCGAAGGCATCGCGCGTGCCGACGCGACCCGGGCATATGAGCTTGGAGAGGGCGGCTCGGCGGCGCATCAGGCGATTCGCCAGAATCTCGATGTGGCGTCGTACGCGGCGGAGACGGGCTTGCCGCTGCAGCCGTTCGTGATCCAGCAGACCAGCGACGACGGCGACAAACTCGTGCGCGACTGGCCCGCGCCGACGTCGGGCGTCGAACGCAACTATGGCTATATGGCCCAGTGGTGGGGCATCGCCGCCGCCGCGATCGCCTTCGGTCTGTACGCGGCCCGGCGCGGCGCGAAGCATGCGAAGTCGATCGACAGCAATGGACCGGACGGCGGCGACGCGGCCAACAACGGACAGGCGCCCCGCGCGTGA
- a CDS encoding SCO family protein, producing MSTQNPRSQQTGQQPARGGQGKVPGQPSGKGSWQRGRWMLLLIALVCAAPVIGSYFTYYVIKPKGSTTSYGTLIEPQRPIPDALVVTGEDGKPMKLASLRGRWLMISVDSSACDKPCVTKLYFMRQVRATQAGERERIVNVFLRTDAAKVPDVVDGAYKDTEMLIADPKEVSAWLPADEGTQITDHIYMVDPNGNLMMRFPKDANPSKIKGDVTKLLRNSGIG from the coding sequence GTGTCGACGCAAAACCCCCGTTCGCAGCAAACCGGACAGCAACCCGCGCGAGGCGGGCAGGGTAAGGTTCCGGGCCAACCGAGCGGCAAAGGCTCGTGGCAGCGCGGCCGCTGGATGCTGCTGCTGATCGCGCTGGTGTGCGCGGCACCCGTCATCGGGTCGTATTTCACGTACTACGTGATCAAGCCGAAGGGCAGCACGACGAGCTACGGCACGCTGATCGAACCGCAACGCCCGATTCCCGACGCGCTCGTCGTCACGGGCGAGGACGGCAAGCCGATGAAGCTCGCGTCGCTGCGCGGCCGCTGGCTGATGATTTCCGTCGACAGCAGCGCGTGCGACAAGCCTTGCGTGACGAAGCTGTATTTCATGCGTCAGGTGCGCGCGACCCAGGCGGGCGAGCGTGAGCGCATCGTCAACGTGTTTCTGCGCACGGATGCCGCGAAGGTGCCCGACGTCGTCGACGGCGCGTATAAGGACACGGAGATGCTGATCGCCGATCCGAAGGAAGTGAGCGCGTGGCTGCCCGCCGATGAAGGCACGCAGATCACCGACCACATCTACATGGTCGACCCGAACGGCAATCTGATGATGCGTTTCCCGAAAGACGCAAACCCGAGCAAGATCAAGGGTGATGTCACGAAACTGCTCAGAAATTCGGGTATCGGCTAA
- the coxB gene encoding cytochrome c oxidase subunit II — translation MENLGKEAMKTIKRALVGVLACSGLLFAGAAHAIGDSPGGPRVNEINLQPPVTRIAEELYSLHTFMLILCTVIFIGVFGVMFYSMFAHRKSKGYKAAHFHESTTVEIIWTIVPFIIVVLMALPATKTVVAMKDTTNADLTVKVTGYQWKWAYDYVKGPGEGISFLSTLTTPRSEVDGRTPKTDTYLQEVDNPLVVPVNKKIRIITTANDVVHSWYVPAFGVKQDAIPGFVRDTWFKAEKTGTYRGFCTELCGKEHAFMPVVVTVLSDDDYAKWVDDQKKKMAAGLDDPNKNYTLAELTERGGKVYAANCAVCHQPTGKGAGAFPALDGSKVANGPLAEHVSIVLKGKNAMPAWAPTLNDVEIASVITFERNSWGNHTGDILQPKQVADARNGRLPAGGDHLAGAAAAAASDAAAASGAEGASGAAAASGEAGASAPAAASGASDNAAASAPQASLPASVYFETNKSTLPADAKAAIDAAAAYAKAHPDAKFTLSGYTDATGSADKNAKLAKARAEAVRDALKAAGIAEDHIILKKPETITGGADAKEARRVEISPAA, via the coding sequence ATGGAAAATTTGGGTAAGGAAGCTATGAAAACAATCAAGCGAGCCCTCGTGGGCGTGCTGGCGTGTAGCGGGCTGTTGTTCGCTGGCGCTGCCCATGCAATCGGCGACAGTCCGGGCGGTCCCCGCGTCAACGAGATCAATCTCCAGCCGCCCGTGACGAGGATTGCCGAAGAGCTCTACAGCCTCCACACATTCATGCTGATCCTCTGCACGGTGATCTTCATCGGCGTGTTTGGCGTGATGTTCTATTCGATGTTTGCGCACCGCAAGTCGAAGGGCTACAAGGCCGCGCATTTCCACGAAAGCACCACCGTCGAAATCATCTGGACGATCGTCCCGTTCATCATCGTCGTGTTGATGGCGCTGCCCGCCACCAAGACGGTCGTCGCGATGAAGGACACCACGAACGCCGATCTCACCGTCAAGGTCACCGGCTATCAGTGGAAGTGGGCTTACGACTATGTGAAGGGTCCGGGCGAAGGCATCAGCTTCCTGTCCACGCTGACCACGCCGCGTAGCGAAGTCGACGGCCGCACGCCGAAGACGGATACCTATCTGCAGGAAGTCGACAATCCGCTCGTCGTTCCCGTCAACAAGAAGATTCGCATCATCACCACCGCCAACGACGTCGTGCACTCGTGGTACGTGCCCGCGTTCGGCGTGAAGCAGGATGCGATTCCCGGCTTCGTGCGCGACACGTGGTTCAAGGCGGAGAAGACCGGCACGTATCGCGGCTTCTGTACCGAGCTGTGCGGCAAGGAACACGCGTTCATGCCCGTCGTCGTGACCGTGCTGTCGGACGACGACTACGCGAAGTGGGTCGACGACCAGAAGAAGAAAATGGCCGCTGGCCTGGATGATCCCAACAAGAACTACACGCTCGCCGAACTGACGGAGCGCGGCGGCAAGGTATACGCGGCGAACTGCGCCGTCTGTCACCAGCCGACGGGCAAGGGCGCAGGCGCGTTCCCGGCGCTCGACGGCAGCAAGGTCGCAAACGGCCCGCTCGCCGAGCATGTGAGCATCGTCCTGAAGGGCAAGAACGCGATGCCTGCATGGGCGCCGACGTTGAACGACGTCGAGATCGCATCCGTGATCACGTTCGAGCGCAACTCGTGGGGCAACCACACGGGCGACATTCTGCAACCGAAGCAGGTTGCCGATGCACGCAACGGCCGACTGCCGGCGGGTGGCGATCACCTCGCAGGCGCAGCGGCGGCGGCCGCCTCGGACGCAGCTGCGGCGAGCGGCGCGGAAGGCGCGAGCGGCGCGGCTGCAGCAAGCGGCGAAGCGGGCGCATCGGCTCCCGCAGCGGCCTCGGGCGCATCGGATAACGCGGCAGCATCGGCGCCGCAAGCGTCGCTGCCAGCCAGCGTCTACTTCGAAACGAACAAGAGCACGCTGCCCGCCGACGCGAAAGCCGCCATCGACGCAGCCGCCGCCTACGCGAAGGCGCACCCGGACGCAAAGTTCACGCTGTCGGGCTACACCGACGCAACGGGTTCCGCCGACAAGAACGCGAAGCTCGCGAAGGCACGCGCCGAAGCCGTGCGCGACGCGCTGAAGGCGGCAGGCATCGCCGAAGACCACATTATTTTGAAGAAGCCGGAGACGATCACGGGCGGTGCGGACGCGAAGGAAGCACGCCGTGTCGAGATCAGCCCAGCGGCCTGA
- a CDS encoding ComF family protein produces MPNWAFRWSRATLSRRRLRERFIGVAHRSISKFPALARRALPNPCALCGNMSHGTLCGFCDEAWWNEARLRCTVCAMPLSGFRRASVMHYRCGDCLAAPPAFDATVALADYRTPLDALAVGLKFRARLALAHEFARRLAWSAIDALDECDRPDVVAPVPLSARRQVERGYNQAWEIARPCAKALGIRGDATLVRRVIDTAPQSKLDLDARTQNVGRAFEVARPVQGLHVAVVDDVMTTGATLDALARTLKAAGARRVTNLVALRTPKN; encoded by the coding sequence ATGCCGAATTGGGCTTTTCGGTGGTCTCGCGCCACACTTTCCCGGCGACGGCTTCGCGAACGGTTCATCGGGGTCGCGCATCGATCCATCTCGAAATTTCCGGCGCTCGCGCGGCGCGCGCTGCCGAACCCGTGCGCGTTGTGCGGCAATATGTCGCACGGAACGCTGTGCGGCTTTTGCGACGAAGCGTGGTGGAACGAAGCGCGGCTGCGCTGCACCGTCTGCGCGATGCCGTTGAGCGGCTTCCGGCGGGCAAGCGTCATGCATTACCGCTGCGGCGACTGTCTCGCGGCGCCGCCCGCGTTCGATGCGACCGTGGCGCTTGCCGACTATCGCACGCCGCTGGACGCGCTCGCCGTCGGCCTCAAGTTCCGCGCGCGGCTTGCGCTCGCGCACGAGTTCGCGCGGCGGCTTGCGTGGTCGGCGATAGATGCGCTCGACGAATGCGATCGGCCGGACGTCGTTGCGCCCGTACCGCTATCGGCACGGCGGCAGGTCGAGCGCGGCTACAACCAGGCCTGGGAGATTGCGCGGCCCTGCGCGAAAGCGCTCGGCATTCGCGGCGACGCGACGCTCGTGCGGCGCGTGATCGACACGGCACCGCAATCGAAGCTCGATCTCGATGCGCGCACGCAGAATGTCGGCCGCGCGTTCGAAGTCGCGAGGCCGGTGCAGGGCTTGCATGTCGCCGTCGTCGACGATGTGATGACGACGGGCGCGACACTCGATGCGCTGGCTCGCACGCTGAAGGCAGCCGGCGCGCGGCGCGTGACGAATCTCGTCGCGCTTCGCACGCCGAAAAACTAG